From one Desulfurobacterium thermolithotrophum DSM 11699 genomic stretch:
- a CDS encoding IS5-like element ISDeth1 family transposase: MPKLRKKPILSGMKAKRLNFHKVLNLSKTYMNRRGQAVLVYLYPFKTKRGRPKKYPDEIILTLLFLQVAWNLSFRDLEYLAVQIFGRENIPDFSTYYYRLKQLPSILLVDFLNFVSRRLLGKYHKELRFLIIDGTGFKYNEIYPLKILRGKEIKEVKSHVKVVVLSVHLKDGKRFILTALPGESYASEVKLGEKIVRWLNERGFIWRALKGKPFLGDKAYDSIKFIELVLLAGLKPYIKVRETLRKGIKSEIRLKCKELLESDEIYRFRGLIESIFGEVKQDVGSYEKTKSFHIAQLFVLAKFILFNMGVLFFVWMIFQTLSACIPYLKYFLFTY; this comes from the coding sequence TTGCCAAAATTAAGAAAAAAGCCTATCCTCTCCGGTATGAAAGCGAAAAGACTAAATTTCCACAAAGTACTCAACCTATCAAAAACATACATGAACCGGAGAGGACAGGCTGTACTGGTATATTTATATCCTTTTAAAACCAAAAGAGGAAGACCCAAGAAATACCCTGACGAGATAATTCTTACCCTTCTTTTCCTCCAAGTAGCCTGGAACCTATCATTCAGAGACCTTGAATATTTGGCAGTTCAGATATTTGGAAGAGAGAATATTCCTGATTTTTCAACCTATTATTACCGACTCAAGCAACTACCTTCCATTCTCCTTGTAGATTTTCTGAACTTTGTCTCTCGAAGACTCTTAGGGAAGTATCATAAAGAACTAAGATTTCTGATAATAGATGGAACTGGCTTCAAATACAATGAGATTTATCCATTGAAAATTCTAAGAGGCAAAGAGATAAAGGAGGTAAAAAGCCACGTTAAAGTTGTTGTATTAAGCGTTCATCTAAAAGATGGAAAAAGGTTCATTCTTACTGCATTACCTGGAGAGAGTTACGCTTCGGAAGTGAAACTTGGAGAGAAAATAGTTAGGTGGTTAAACGAAAGGGGATTTATATGGAGAGCTTTGAAAGGAAAGCCATTTTTAGGAGACAAAGCTTATGACAGCATTAAGTTTATTGAGCTTGTTCTGTTAGCAGGCTTAAAGCCTTACATAAAGGTGAGAGAAACATTAAGGAAGGGAATTAAATCTGAGATTAGGCTTAAATGCAAAGAGCTTTTAGAATCTGATGAAATTTACAGGTTTAGAGGACTGATAGAGAGTATTTTTGGAGAAGTTAAGCAGGATGTTGGAAGTTACGAGAAAACAAAGAGCTTTCATATAGCTCAACTGTTTGTTTTAGCTAAGTTTATCCTCTTTAACATGGGAGTTTTGTTCTTTGTCTGGATGATTTTTCAAACACTCTCAGCTTGTATTCCTTACTTAAAATATTTCCTCTTTACTTATTAA